Proteins co-encoded in one Halorussus vallis genomic window:
- a CDS encoding sulfatase-like hydrolase/transferase encodes MGWRTDALAAVDRAAERGLAAETNLADTYRERRADREFRERPTPATWASGARERSREWRNDAPDHVVVVVVDCLRADALGAPTPFLDSLAGGDALAPSTWTFPSVTSLLTGRYPHDHGAIRRTDDFANSVADMTGLPPRSEVPTLSEGFAAAGYDIYGGFGMLVPFLALSGRFAEHRLGEGAAADDVLGEHLSWLAERPEGRTFSYLHLADLHEPLAPPEHYLWAHDVDDSIPGIREWRHEDVVESTPAVERYREHRRRLYRACAEYVDNRLGAYHRRASDLAGDDLGLVVAGDHGEAFWERSRHAAANFADPRPAYSVGHGGPPYEAVTRVPLRTAGFDGEWRVDGAPASLVDVAPTLADAAGFKLPEAAGTSLFDSPAADRTLLVESARYGYEKKAAYAGEWKLVVSKGDDYAEGFALSAGESGSAVETAEIPPAVESSLRDALPAFPDGDRGESGDARTSRDVERRLANLGYR; translated from the coding sequence ATGGGGTGGCGAACCGACGCGCTCGCGGCGGTAGACCGCGCGGCCGAACGCGGCCTCGCGGCGGAGACGAATCTCGCGGACACGTATCGAGAGCGACGCGCCGACCGGGAGTTCCGCGAGCGCCCGACGCCCGCGACGTGGGCGTCGGGCGCTCGCGAACGGTCGAGGGAATGGCGAAACGACGCACCGGACCACGTCGTCGTCGTGGTCGTCGACTGCCTCCGCGCCGACGCGCTCGGCGCGCCGACGCCGTTCCTCGACTCGCTGGCGGGGGGAGACGCCCTCGCGCCCTCGACGTGGACGTTCCCCTCCGTCACGTCGCTGCTGACGGGGCGGTACCCCCACGACCACGGCGCGATTCGCCGCACCGACGACTTCGCGAACTCCGTGGCCGACATGACCGGCCTGCCGCCCCGGAGCGAGGTGCCGACGCTCTCCGAGGGGTTCGCCGCCGCGGGTTACGACATCTACGGCGGGTTCGGCATGCTGGTCCCGTTCCTCGCGCTCTCGGGGCGCTTCGCCGAGCACCGACTCGGCGAGGGCGCCGCGGCCGACGACGTGCTCGGCGAGCACCTCTCGTGGCTCGCCGAGCGCCCCGAGGGCCGGACCTTCTCGTACCTCCACCTCGCCGACCTCCACGAACCACTCGCTCCGCCCGAGCACTACCTGTGGGCTCACGACGTCGACGACTCGATTCCGGGAATCCGCGAGTGGCGACACGAGGACGTGGTCGAGTCGACCCCGGCGGTCGAACGCTACCGCGAGCACCGCCGTCGGCTCTACCGCGCTTGCGCCGAGTACGTCGACAACCGCCTCGGAGCGTACCACCGGCGAGCGAGCGACCTCGCGGGTGACGATTTGGGGCTGGTGGTCGCGGGCGACCACGGCGAGGCGTTCTGGGAGCGGTCGCGCCACGCCGCCGCGAACTTCGCCGACCCCCGGCCGGCCTACTCGGTGGGCCACGGCGGTCCACCCTACGAGGCGGTGACTCGCGTCCCGCTCCGGACCGCGGGCTTCGACGGCGAATGGCGCGTCGATGGGGCGCCCGCCTCGCTGGTCGACGTCGCGCCGACGCTGGCCGACGCGGCCGGGTTCAAACTCCCCGAGGCCGCGGGTACGTCGCTGTTCGACTCGCCGGCCGCCGACCGGACGCTGCTCGTCGAGAGCGCGCGCTACGGTTACGAGAAGAAGGCGGCTTACGCCGGGGAGTGGAAACTGGTGGTGTCGAAGGGCGACGACTACGCCGAGGGCTTCGCGCTGTCGGCAGGCGAGTCAGGTTCGGCGGTAGAGACGGCCGAGATTCCGCCGGCGGTGGAGTCGTCGCTCCGCGACGCGCTGCCGGCGTTTCCGGACGGCGACCGGGGCGAGTCGGGCGACGCCCGGACGAGTCGCGACGTGGAGCGCCGGTTGGCGAACCTGGGCTATCGGTAA